Genomic window ([Empedobacter] haloabium):
AGGGAGGCGTCGCGCTGGATGGCCGGTGCCGGCTCCAGCAGCTCGCTGGCGCCACCAGCCCGCGCTTCCAGCACGCTGCGCTGGCGCGCCTGCGCCAGCGTTTGCTGCGCGCGGTTGTTCAGCACGTGGCGCAGCTTGCGCGCCAGCTCCTCGCGCCGGTACGGTTTGCTGAGCAGCTCCAGGCCCTCATCCAGCCGGCCGCCGTGCACGATCGAATTCTGCGGATAGCCGGACGTGAACAGCACCGCCAGGTCCGGCCGCAGTTGCTGCGCGATGCGTGCCAGCTCGGGACTGCGCAAGGGACCAGGCATGACCACGTCCGTGAACAGCAGGTCCACCGGCTCGCCCGACTCGATGACGCGCAACGCCTGCTCGCCGTTCTCGGCCTGCAGCACGCGGTAGCCCAGCGCCGCCAGCATGTCCAGCACCACGTGGCGCACGCCTTCGTCGTCCTCCACCACGAGGATCGTCTCGCTGCCACCCGTGACCGGCCCGCTGCGCGGCGCGATGTCGTCCGTTTCCGCCTGCATCGTGCGCGGCAGGTAGATCTTGACGCTGGTGCCCTGCCCCGGTTCGCTGTAGATCTTGATGTGGCCACGGCTCTGCTTGACGAAGCCATACGCCATCGACAGTCCCAGCCCGGTGCCCTCGCCCTCCGGCTTGGTCGTGAAGAACGGCTCGAAGGCGCGCTGCAGCACCTCGGGCGTCATGCCGCAGCCGGTGTCCGTCACCGACAGCATCACGTACTGGCCGGACGGCACGTCGACCAGGTTGTTGACGTAGTACTCGTCCAGCACCGCGTTACCCAGCTCGATGGTCAGGCGCCCCGCGCCCTGCATCGCGTCGCGCGCGTTGATCGCCAGGTTCAGGATCACGTTCTCGATCTGCCCCGGATCGACCAGCGTGTTCCACAAGCCGCTGCCGACGACGACGACCAGTTCCACCGCCTCGCCCAATGCGCGGCGCAGCAGTTCGTCCATGTTCGACACCAGCCGGCCCAGGTCCGCCACCACCGGCTGCAGCGGCTGGCGCCGGGCGAACGCCAGCAGCTGCGACGACAGCTTGGCGCCACGCTCGACGGCGCCGATCGCCATCTCCAGCCGGCGCCGCGCCACCTGGTCCGCCTGCACATGCTGCGCCAGCAGGTGCAGGTTGCCCGAGATGATCTGCAATACGTTGTTGAAGTCGTGCGCGACACCGCCCGTCAGCTGGCCCACCGCTTCCATTTTCTGGGCTTGGCGCAGCGCTTCCTCGGCCTTGTCCCGCTCGGCGATCTCGCGCGCCACGCGCTGCTCCAGCGTGTCGTTCAGGTCGCGCAGCGCCGCTTCGATGCGGCGCCGCTCCGTGATGTCGATCTTCACGGCGATCAGCGCGACGGGCTGCCCCGCCGCATCGTCCAGCCGGCTCATGCTGCTCGAGATCCAGACCCACTCGCCGTCGGGGCGGAAGTAACGCTTCTCCAGCGTGAACGGTGCGCCCGTCGCCACTAGGTGCGCCACCAGTGCGGTGTTGCCGGCCTTGTCGTCCGGGTGGATCAGGTCGTCCATGTGCAGGCCCAGGATCTGCTCCTCGCCGCGGCCCAGCATGCGGCACAGCGCCCCGTTGACGCGCTGGAAGCGCCCGTCCAGGCTCAGTTCCGTCAGGCCGACGGAAGCCTGGCCGAAGATCGCCGCGAGCCGGTCCTGGCTGGTGCGCAGCTCCTGCTCGATCTGCCGCCGCTGCGTAATGTCGAATGCCACGCCCACGTAGCGCCGCTGCGCCTCCGTCGCCCCCTCGATCACCTCGCCCTGGCGCGCCACCCAGCGCACTTCGCCGGTATCGGCACGGCGGATGCGGTACTCCGAGTAGGCCAGCGGATTGTCGCTGCCCAGCCGGTTCGGACCGACGCGGTCGCGGTCCTGCTCGTCGATCATCGCCACCAGCAAGTCTTGCGTCACCTCGACGTCCTCGGCCAGGCCCCACACGCGCCGGAACTGGCCCGACACCATCATCTTGCCCGTGGCGGGGAACCACTCGAAGCTGCCGATGCCGCCGGCCTGCTGCGCCATGCGCAGGCGCTCCTCCGTGATGATGCGATCGGTGACGTCGACGCCGTCCACGAACACGCCGGTCACGCTGCCGTCCGGGGCGCGCAGCGGCTGGTAGACGAAGTCCAGGTAGCGCGGTTCCAGCGTGCCGCCCGGCTGCTTCAACAGCTCCACTTTCTGCTGCCGGCCGACATAGGGCTGGCCGCTGGCATAGACGCGGTTGAGCAGGTCGATGAAGCCCTGCGAACGCACCTCCGGCAGCGCCTCGGCCAGGCGCTTGCCGATGATGTCGCGCCCGCCCACCAGCTGCTGGTAGGGCCGGTTGGCCAGCTCGAACACGTGCTCCGGCCCGCGCAGCACGGCCATGAAGCTCGGGGCCTGCTCGAACAGCTCGCGCAGCAGCGTCGTCTCTTCGCGCAGCCGGCGGTTCTCCTGGTCCAGTTCGGCGCGGTCCTGCGCGGCCAGGCGTTCGCGCCGGACCCGCTCCGTCACTTCCACCACGGTGCACAGCACGCCGCCGACGGCGCCGCAGCTGTCGTAGACCGGCGTGTAGAACAGGTCGAACCACACCTCTTCCGGCGCGCCGTTGCGCAGCACGGTGAAGCCGGCGCCCAGGTGCTGGCGTGTCTCGCCGCGCAGGCCCGCGTCGAGGATCGCACGGTTCCAGTCCCATATCTCGGGCCAGGTGCCGGGAACCGTGCCGCCCAGCGCGGCCGGATGGCGCGCCGCCGCGATTTCCGCGTAGCCGTCGTTGTAGATCATGACGTGCTCGGTCCCCCACATCAGCACCATCGCGATGGGGGAGTTGAGCACGATGTCGACGGCCGTGCGCAGTGCCGGCGTCCACCCGGCCGGCGCGCCCAGCGCGGTGGTGCTCCAGTCGAAGGCGCGCACCAGGTCCCCGGTGGCACCGCCGCCACGCGGCACGTACGAGGCGATGCCGCCCAGGGCGGCGCTGTCGGGGCAGTTCATCGTGGCGGTTCCTGCATAGCCGGCCGCGGCGCACGCGGCAACGTCACCGTCAGCGTGGTGATGCCATGCTCCGATACCGCCGCCACGTCGCCGCCGTGGGCCCGCACGAAGGTACTGGCCGTGTACAGTCCCAGACCCAGGCCCTGGCCGGACTTGCGGCTGCTGTCACGGTGCTGGAACGGCTCGAAGATGTGCGCCAGCCGCTCGGCGGCGATGCTGCCACGGTTGACGATGACGATGGCGACACGCTCGGCGCCGCGACCGTCCACGCGCACCTGCACCGGCTGGTCCGCCTCGCCATGCTGCAGGGCGTTGCCCAGCAGGTTGGACAGGGCCTGCGCGAGCAGGCCGGCGTCCACCGGCGCGACCGGGTCGCCACTGCATTCGACCTGCACACGCGAGGGCCGCTCGGCCACGGTGAATTCGTCGGCAATCGCGCGGCACAGCTGCTCGAGGTCGTGCGGCGCCGTTTTCAGGTGCATGTCGCCGCTGCGGATGCGCGCCAGGTCGAGCAGCTGGTCCACCATCGAGGCCATCCGCTTCGCGCTGCTCTGGATGCGCTGCGCCGTCACGGCCACTTTCGGATGGTCCGTCATCATCGGCAGCAGCATGGCGCCGTTCATGACGACCGACAGCGGCGTACGCAGGTCGTGCCCCAGCACGGCGGTGAACATCTCGTTCAGGTGCAGCGCCCGGCGCAGTTCCTCCAGCTGCTGCGACAGCTGCTTCTTCTGCTGGTACAGCTCGACGAACACGTTGACCTTGCTGACCAGGGCCTTGGCGTCGATCGGCTTGTACAGGAAATCGACGGCGCCGGCCTCGTAGCCGCGGAAGCTGTAGCTCGGCTCGCGCGAGGCGGCCGTCAGGAAGATCAGCGGGATCGAGCGGGTGCGCTCGCTGCCGCGGATCAGCTCTGCCAGTTCGAAGCCATCCATGTTCGGCATCTGCACGTCCACCAGCGCCAGCGCCACTTCGTGCGCCAGCAGCAGCTCCAGCGCCTCCGCGCCGGAGGCCGCCTTCAGCAGGGCGATACCGGGCCGGGCCAGCAAGGCCTCGATGGCGATGAGGTTCTGCGGGACGTCGTCCACGACGAGGATGTTGATCAAGGCTGTCACAGCGGGTCTGTACTCTGGTAACGGTTCGTTTCGACAGGGCGTAACGAGCCGCCGGCCCGGCGGTGGTTCCCGTGGGCCGGCGGCTCGCTGCGCCCTTTTTCGGCAAGGACGAATGGTACCAGCATTTGTCAAAATGACAGCGCATGGTTGAATCCGGCAGGCCAGTCAGGCGTTCAGCCCCTTCATGCCCTCTGGTGAGTATCGTTCCCCACTGGCAATCCCAGGCGGGAAGGCCGCATCGATCGCCGCCAGGTCGGCGGCATCCAGCCGCACCGCCAGGGCGCCCAGGTTTTCCAGCAGGCGGTCCGGGCGGCGGGTACCGGGAATCGGCAGCACGTGTGCGCCGCGTGCCAGCAGCCAGGCCAGCGCCAGCTGGGCCGGCGTGCAGCCCTTGGTCACCGCCAGCGCCCGCACGGCATCGGCCAGGCCGGCATTGGCCCGTGCGTGAGGCCCGGTGAACCGCGGGTTGAAGCTGCGGAAGTCGCCCGGCGCCAGGCTGGCCGTATCGACACTGCCGGTCAGGAAGCCACGTCCCAGCGGGCTGTACGCACAGAATGCCGTGCCCAGGTCGCGGCAGGCCTGCAGCACGCCGCCCTCCGGGTCGCGCGTCCACAGCGAATACTCGCTCTGCACGGCGGCGATCGGGTGGATCGCGGCGGCGCGGCGCAGCGTGGCCGGCGCCACCTCGCACAGGCCGATGGCGCGCACCTTGCCTTGCTCCACCAGGCGCGCGAGCGTGCCGATGGTCTGCTCCAGTGGCGCGGCCGGGTCCAGGCGGTGCGCGTAATACAGGTCGATCGTCTCCACGCCCAGCCGGCGCAGCGACGCCTCGCAGGCCGCGCGGATGTACGCGGGACTGTTGTCGATGCGGCGCGCGTAGCTGCCCGGCGTGCGCACCAGGCCGAACTTGGTGGCGATGCGCACGGTGCCATGGCGTCCGCGCAGGAAGCGGCCCAGCAGTTCCTCGTTGTGGCCGCAGCCATACGTATCGGCCGTGTCGAACAGCGTGACGCCTTCGTCGGCCGCGCGGGCCAGCGTGCGCAGCGACTCGGCATCGTCGCTGGGGCCGTAGAACTCGGACATGCCCATGCAGCCCAGGCCCAGGGCCGATACTTCCATCTCCGCCAGTTTGCGTGTCTTCATCGCTTCCTCCTTGATCGATGCAGGCATTGTGCGGCGCGGCCGGCAGGGGAGGAATGTCGCAAATCGTGATACCTTTTCGGTATGAGAGCCCTCGATACCCGCGCCCTGGAGCTGTTCGTCGCCGTGGCCACTTGCCTGAACTTCCGCCAGGCGGCGGAGCGGCTGCACATGACGCAGCCGCCACTGAGCCGCGCCATCCGGCAGCTGGAGGAACGCCTGGGCCAGCGCCTGTTCGAGCGCGACACCCGGCACGTGGCGCTCACCAGCGCGGGCAAGGCGCTGCTGCCGCGCGCACAGCGCATCCTGGCGCTGCTGGACGAGGCGCTTGGCACCGTGCGCGCGCTGGGCGACGGCACGGCCGCGCCACTGCGGCTGGGATTGACGACGGCGGTGCAGGCCGGGCTGTTCCGGCCATTCACGGAAGCGCTGGCGCGCGCGCTGCCGCAGCCGCCGGTGCTGCACGCGGACGCGTCGCCGAAGCTGGTGGCGGCGCTGCGGGCCGGCAGGCTCGATGCCGCCGTCATTGCGCTGCCCACCCGCACGTTCGAGCTGGCGGTGGCGCCGCTCGGGCCGCAGCCGCTGCTGGCCGCGCTGCCGGCCGCGCATCCTTTGGCGCGGCGGCGCCAGGTGGCACTGGCCGACCTGGCGGACGACAAGCTGTTCTGGTTCGAGCGGGCCCGCCAGCCGGCGTTCTTCGATCA
Coding sequences:
- a CDS encoding PAS domain-containing protein — its product is MNCPDSAALGGIASYVPRGGGATGDLVRAFDWSTTALGAPAGWTPALRTAVDIVLNSPIAMVLMWGTEHVMIYNDGYAEIAAARHPAALGGTVPGTWPEIWDWNRAILDAGLRGETRQHLGAGFTVLRNGAPEEVWFDLFYTPVYDSCGAVGGVLCTVVEVTERVRRERLAAQDRAELDQENRRLREETTLLRELFEQAPSFMAVLRGPEHVFELANRPYQQLVGGRDIIGKRLAEALPEVRSQGFIDLLNRVYASGQPYVGRQQKVELLKQPGGTLEPRYLDFVYQPLRAPDGSVTGVFVDGVDVTDRIITEERLRMAQQAGGIGSFEWFPATGKMMVSGQFRRVWGLAEDVEVTQDLLVAMIDEQDRDRVGPNRLGSDNPLAYSEYRIRRADTGEVRWVARQGEVIEGATEAQRRYVGVAFDITQRRQIEQELRTSQDRLAAIFGQASVGLTELSLDGRFQRVNGALCRMLGRGEEQILGLHMDDLIHPDDKAGNTALVAHLVATGAPFTLEKRYFRPDGEWVWISSSMSRLDDAAGQPVALIAVKIDITERRRIEAALRDLNDTLEQRVAREIAERDKAEEALRQAQKMEAVGQLTGGVAHDFNNVLQIISGNLHLLAQHVQADQVARRRLEMAIGAVERGAKLSSQLLAFARRQPLQPVVADLGRLVSNMDELLRRALGEAVELVVVVGSGLWNTLVDPGQIENVILNLAINARDAMQGAGRLTIELGNAVLDEYYVNNLVDVPSGQYVMLSVTDTGCGMTPEVLQRAFEPFFTTKPEGEGTGLGLSMAYGFVKQSRGHIKIYSEPGQGTSVKIYLPRTMQAETDDIAPRSGPVTGGSETILVVEDDEGVRHVVLDMLAALGYRVLQAENGEQALRVIESGEPVDLLFTDVVMPGPLRSPELARIAQQLRPDLAVLFTSGYPQNSIVHGGRLDEGLELLSKPYRREELARKLRHVLNNRAQQTLAQARQRSVLEARAGGASELLEPAPAIQRDASLRVLVVEDNLDSQQMVCELVGMLGHTVSGVSDGEAAWELMQTQDFDILFTDVSLPGMSGIELARRVVAAKPMRVIFSTGYGKEALDHLGFPAACLRKPYDLMELQAALDAARAQAPVDHPH
- a CDS encoding aldo/keto reductase — translated: MKTRKLAEMEVSALGLGCMGMSEFYGPSDDAESLRTLARAADEGVTLFDTADTYGCGHNEELLGRFLRGRHGTVRIATKFGLVRTPGSYARRIDNSPAYIRAACEASLRRLGVETIDLYYAHRLDPAAPLEQTIGTLARLVEQGKVRAIGLCEVAPATLRRAAAIHPIAAVQSEYSLWTRDPEGGVLQACRDLGTAFCAYSPLGRGFLTGSVDTASLAPGDFRSFNPRFTGPHARANAGLADAVRALAVTKGCTPAQLALAWLLARGAHVLPIPGTRRPDRLLENLGALAVRLDAADLAAIDAAFPPGIASGERYSPEGMKGLNA
- a CDS encoding LysR substrate-binding domain-containing protein, whose translation is MRALDTRALELFVAVATCLNFRQAAERLHMTQPPLSRAIRQLEERLGQRLFERDTRHVALTSAGKALLPRAQRILALLDEALGTVRALGDGTAAPLRLGLTTAVQAGLFRPFTEALARALPQPPVLHADASPKLVAALRAGRLDAAVIALPTRTFELAVAPLGPQPLLAALPAAHPLARRRQVALADLADDKLFWFERARQPAFFDHCHAVFARHGFAPRLLREPQDHHVLLAGIAAGQGIALLPASFAALRLRGVVYRPLREGIELAVGLGLASGATSHPASATLRRIAQQHLAQARGRKSG
- a CDS encoding hybrid sensor histidine kinase/response regulator, coding for MTALINILVVDDVPQNLIAIEALLARPGIALLKAASGAEALELLLAHEVALALVDVQMPNMDGFELAELIRGSERTRSIPLIFLTAASREPSYSFRGYEAGAVDFLYKPIDAKALVSKVNVFVELYQQKKQLSQQLEELRRALHLNEMFTAVLGHDLRTPLSVVMNGAMLLPMMTDHPKVAVTAQRIQSSAKRMASMVDQLLDLARIRSGDMHLKTAPHDLEQLCRAIADEFTVAERPSRVQVECSGDPVAPVDAGLLAQALSNLLGNALQHGEADQPVQVRVDGRGAERVAIVIVNRGSIAAERLAHIFEPFQHRDSSRKSGQGLGLGLYTASTFVRAHGGDVAAVSEHGITTLTVTLPRAPRPAMQEPPR